The region aaaggacaatgcatctatgtgaactaaTGCAGttaatgaacttcaaagacattagtcattaatcttacagttcatacaaaatctttgtttaaacactggcccttaacacttagtttactcattttaaaccatgacttgcactgcacataaataagtaatattgacattatattcatgctgttagccagaggggaactggccccccacAGTgatcctggtttctcccaaggttatttttctccattaaccaacatcttatggagttttgtgttccttgccagtcGCCTTCAGCATGtgcactggggttctaaatacaattataatttaattatttatttttatacaaaatttagTCATATTTAAACTACACATTgatgactttatagatattacagtttcattttctgttaatgcatgattttctgtaaagctgcttcgaAACGATGTGTGTCGTggaaagcactatacaaataaaaatgacttgatttgttCTTACACTGGACTGGATTGGGAAAATTGAGTCATGGAAAATTTTGAGGACTAGATTGAACATTTATAATTCTGGATTTCAGAGCTGTGAACACTTTTGCAGAGTACTACTGACTACTTTGGTGGCATCTCCAGAACATCTGACTCTTTCAAATTCAGGTTCCCCGCTAGACTTACTAAGATAATTTTAACTATAATACACAAGATATTTTATGCCTTTGCTTTTATAGAGGCTCAGATAATGTTTGAAGAACAGATCTTAGGTCAGATTACCAAAccgttattaatatttttatattcagGAAATGCTTACTTCAAAGCTATGTTACACCCTGTAGAGCTATAAAAATCAGCACAAAATTGTGGAAGATTATAAACCAAGAATATTCTGTTATTTGAGTCATATTGAAAACCAAGTGTGCACTTATAGGTATTTGTTTGGATCAGATAAACTGTGACTAAATAATGGAAAAAATTCAAGTCTGAAGATAATTGAATGAGCTCAGAAGTgcaacattcagatttttttttttttttttttactttgtgtggttTTTATTTCAGCTCCATGCTACTTTTATGAATTTATTAGTCCATTAGGCATTGACATTTCATCCTTATCTCTGAGTGTTATagctttaaaacaaaaatgtggtGTTATACATTATAATTTCGATAACAATGGCAGTTCCCTAAGTATTCCCTAGAGCCTGCTACATACAAAAAATGATTGTTACCTAAAGAATGCCTATATTGCACAGTTTTGAAGCATTTAACATCACtcagtatttgttttttataaattaagtGTTACGGATTTTTGCCACAAAAATACCAAGGAAATACAAGTGCCTTTGTATTTATATAATGTATACTGATTATGTTTTACCAAAACTTCTGTGCTATTTAAACTATCTGTTGAAGTATCACAATTCTGTTTGTTcacatataaattatatattgagAACAGGGTGTCACTGGTCAACTACTTTACATCGTTGTGAAAAATatactacttaaaggaatagtttacccaaaattcacatttttcatgcatatctccgcctactgtgcagggagaagaatttatagaaaaaaaggacataaatattgatctgtttctcacccacacctatcatatcacttctgaagatatggatttaaccactggagtcatgtggagtATTTTCTCCACTTtatttccccaatttggaatgtccaattcccaatgcgctctaagtcctcatggtggtgaaGTGACTCAATCTggatggtggaggacgaatctcagttgcctccgcgtctgagaccatcaatccacgcatctcatcacgtggcttgttgagcgcattaccgcagagacatagcgcgtgtggaggctcacgctattctttgcggcatccacgcacaactcaccacgcacccccccgagagcgaaccacattatagcaaccacaaggaggttaccccatgtgactctaccctccctagcaacagagccaattggttgcttatgagacctggctggagttgcgagttcgaatccagggcgtgctgagtgactccaggcaggtcttctaagcaaccagttggcccagttcctagggagggtagagtcacatggggtaaccgtcAGAGTCTTTagcttttttgagctttaaaatttAGGTTCCCACGTGTATTGTGAGGACATATAGAgcagaaatgttcttctaaaatctgtgtttagcagaaaaaaaaaaagaaagtcaatacacatctgggatggcatgaggatgagtaaagtatgagataattgtaatttttgggtgaactatccctttaaatattttcagTCTGGCTTCTACATTAAACCTTGAAGAATGTCTGTTATTTACCTCTTCAGACATTAGTAGTTATCTTTCTTCTTTATAATTGCATATAGTTCTCAGCCAGTTCATTGATCACCACTGCTTcatttatataaaacatataCAGAGAGACTACAATAATGTTACAGTATGCTTTCATTGAAAAATGCATTGAATTCAAGTTTTTAATTATTCTTCTGTCTTGTGGTTGCCAGCTTCACTCATACTGATCAAAGCATTTGGTCTTGATAAGTGACAACAGCAAATGGCAGTTCAAAAGCACATTTCACAAAATCTTTGCATTGCATTTAGTGGCAGTGTAAATGAACATTTAAGTTATACCTAAGTGGACACATTTCAATGACACTTCGTTTGTACATCTAATGAAACAAGtacttaaaggtgtactcagtatttgtttcctcatttaaaaagttataATCATACAGAAATTAATTGTatatttgaaacatgtataaaaataattaccaCTCCcacgagatgaagactccagtcataccagtaaccttattaaagctgttttattctacatggaaagggtcccctcatggaggttgccatgttaggatcacatgactataacaaatattacttgcttaatctcagtaatcgcactgttattggacactttcacttatggTTTAATGTATTCATTGCTTAccatgaatagtgaatttctgcaatggcattaGTAActtaaaactattgcatttgactGATGCTGCATCTACGGCCCTGTCAGTGCAAGTCCAAAATGACATGCATAAAATGTGCTCCAGTTAAGTAAAACTATCTTTGTGATAACCCTCACGCTGTGCACCCAAACCAGtcaacatttcattttacaatcATGCTTGTGGAACATGCTTTTGTGACATTTAATGTGCCAAAATGTAAACCATTTTGTCTTTGATACGAtgttgatacaaaaaaaaaaaaaaaaaaaaaagtgcttactaaccttgtctgtgtaaagtcatTATAACAAAAGTTCAAATTTTCCAACTCCTGCCATGACCTCGTAAAGCTGGTAAATCCTGCGCCATTCACATGATACTAGTAGTAGTGAAGATTTCAGAAAAGGTAATAACTGTAATTGTTCTAACTGACTGAGAGACAAGTCTAAATTGATTTTCTgcggtaatcaacagcatgctgTAGATGTAGCACAAATTGTAGAcctatttaacccagaatatttcttcaaAGCCCCATGTCACTTTATTAATTGCAAACATTAACAATGGTGGCCTGGTTGAAACACTTAAACTGTGGGGTTtcaaaacattaatattttaattaaactcaTTTATCAACAGCCTAACATTGaatattctaaaaaacaaaaaaaaaaagaataataatatctTTAATAATCTGAAATACCAACTTATTTCAATTATACTCttagaaattaaaatatttatgtccAAAAGCTTTTATACAAAGAACAGTGAAAAGTTAAACAGATAAGttctaaaacattaaaacatgtaCAAAGAGCATTCACATGATATTGATAGCTTGCATGGTCACAAACTTTCCAATCCATACAAACAAGTGATAGTGAAGAGTAAACAAAAGATTCAGGAGGAGGAAGAATTCACGGTGTAAAACCCAGAAAACTGTACaagttttgaaatatttaaaaggcCCTCAGACTCGAGCGAGGAAGATCAGAGTCAATGGCGACCTCATAAAGCCATGTGATTTGGGTTAGCGTGTGGATGTAGTGGCTGTAGCAGTGCTTTTGCAGGCCATGAGCTTCTCCACCATATTACGAGCGTAGCGCAAACGGCTGGCCAGCTCTTTGCAGCAGCCAAACTCCTCGATCAGGGTGATTTTATAGGTACAGAACTCTCGCTTCTCGTTGATGTACGTTATTGCTCCCATCAGAGGACACAAAATAAGCTTGGTGTGATCCTGCAGGGCACAAAAATGACAATAGTCTTTACAATGTATGACAAAGTCCaatgctacttgctattgctagtcaatGTCACATGATGGGGCAGAGACATCGTCATTCGTTTTATTGGACAGATTTGTATTAACATCTATGAAAAAGAATCATCAATATTATCGGTCGGAAGATAGACACAAAATTAAGGTGTTTAAAGCTGCCAAACATAAGGCAAACTTCGGTTTTCTGCATGCCACTACATCTTTAACAGTGTGCATGACGCAGATCGTCATCAATAGTCCATGCAAACTGTCCACATGCAGCCCAGTTTTTGTAGCCTCGCATACTTGTATGCTTTTGTGCACGTAGTCTGCACATGTGCCTGGTGTCAACTGTACTAAAGATTACCACAAAACAGTCATAGTACGCATGCATCAAACATGCCCATACGGtcaatggagtatactttgaaaggctagaacGTCTGACCATTCATGAGACGTAACAGCATGCAGAAAAATGAAGCATTTCCTAGCCTTTGCCTTCAAAATCTGAGATCCCAAGTCACAAAACTCCAAATCTTATGCATTGGGCCATGAATACACCCATTCTAACAGAAATCTTCCATGGGGCCTTTTTACCTTGCTCCATCAGcacaaatattttgtttgtttttaacaccATGTCaggttaaaatgtaataatgtgtcAAGTTAAAGAAGTTCAACTATCAGTTTTACCGGGGGCcctggtagctcagcaagtaaagacgctgactaccacaccttgagtcgcaagttcaaatccagggcatgctgagtgactcacgtcaggcttcctaagcaaccaattggcccggttgctagggtgggtagtcacgtagggttaacctcctcgtggtcgctataatgtggttcttgctctcaatggggcacgtggcgagttgtgcgtggatgccgcaaaaaataacgtgagcctccacatgtgcttggTCTCCacggtaaagcgctcaacaagccacgtgatgtgcggattgactgtctcagacgcgactaagattcatcctccaccacccggattgaggtgagtcactacgccaccacgaggacatagagcgcattggaaattgggcagaaaaggggagaaaattcaccttgacatgcctcacagcttctggcacactgtaatttggagtgatgagaccaaaatagagttttgtttggagaggggtcaacaaggcctatagtgaaaagaataccatccccactgtgaagcatagtggtggcacactgatgttttgggggtgtgtgagctctaaaggcatggggaatcttgtgaaaattgatggcaagatgaatgcagcatgttatcagaaaatactggcagacaatttgcattcttctgcaagaaagctgtgcatgggacgctcttggactttccagcatgacaatgaccctaagtacaaggccaagttgaccctccagtggttacagcagaaaaaaagtgaaggttctggagtggccattacagtctcctgaccttaatatcatcgagccactctaggGAATTcttaaacgtgcggttcatgcaagacgaccaaagactttgcatgacctggaggcattttgccaagacgaatgggcaactataccacctgcaagaatttggggcctcatagacaactattacaaaagactgcacgctgtcattgatgctaaaggaggcaatacacagtattaagaactaagggtatgcagacttttgaacaggggtcatttcattttttttctttgttgccatgttttgttttatgactgtgccattctgttataacctacagttgaatacgaatcccataagaaataaatgtgttttgtctgctcactcatgttttctttaaaaatggtacatatattaccaattctctaagggtatgcaaacttctgagcacaactgtatgtgtgtatatatattctcACACATTGTTTATACAAAATCCTTGTAAGAAAATAGGTTATCAAGGCTAAATtaggtaaatacttaaatatagagcattgaaACAAAGGAAagtctttgtcatttcaaaataagcaaACCaaaattgtatgtgtattctggGCTTGTTTATTGATAAAAGCCctacattatgcaccaaatcttcatttttttatgGTTAATTTTGGGTATTATGGTTGCATGATAAACTACATCTAGGATAATGTTCATCTTGGACTCTTGTAGCTTaaggaaaaaataagaaaattgtataaatcaatttgaaaaattaatcggccgattaatctgttatacgccttttccaccaccttagttggTAAACCCCTACGATACCAAATGCTTTCTTGTTCCATTCCAATGAActgcatctagctgtttttgaacacatgcAATTTGAGAAGCCTCCCAACATAAGAACGGCTCCTAGTCCTGACCTTGCCCTTGGGACAAAGCTGAGCTCAATTATGCGCTACTAGAAAGAGTAGAAACAGCCATCTGACAAAAACAAGTTGTCAACATTATTTCTCTCGGTTCTGGGTGTCATGGTACATTTTGATGTAACCTATAAGTTACAACATGTTGATTTCTCACCTGGAAGAAGTTTATCTGTACAGTTCCGTTGCTGAGATGTAGCACGATGGCGCTCTTTGTGCGAAACCAGTGACGCAGGTATGGCAACCGGGTCAGCTCATCTCCATCCCGGGGTGTTATGTTTGCCCCAGCCTTCAGCAAGTGCTCACTCATGTAATTCCTGAAATATTTGAGGAGTGTAAtctaaacagaacaaaaaaaataaagacatttaaTATCAGAAAACCAATGACGTTAAAAACCTAAAGTAGATGTACAATTGTGACCATGAGTATATCATATGGATTTGTCCCACACACAGAACTCACTCACCTTTTTGGAGAGAGCAGAGGGGTATGAGCGCACGCTGAGGTAGGATTCTGCCGAGTTACGGTCAATGTACTGCAGACTGTCACCATCAGTGTACATGATCAAACGTGTGGAATCGTTGAACAGAACTCCTACACTGTTATCACACAGCTGATAACCTATGAAGGGGCATTACAACACATTTTTTTGCCATAATTTCTCAATATTATATTCAGAATAATACTAGTCAGGCAATTAAAAGCTCTTTGATGGCTTGGTCAATGCTTAAGGAAAACAAAACTTCCTGACAATGGATTCAACAGCTTAAGTTCACACTTGTTTAATTTCAGCCACACATTAACTACTCCTTCAATCTCCCGTTCTTCCTagtgctgcaactaatgattattttgataatcgatcactcggataaaaaaaaagctacatttgatttcctgaattttattaaaaaaaaaaaaaagaaaaaaaacataagagCGTAATGATTAACTCATCTTAAAATTCGATACTCACAATAATataaacaaagcctgaatcaagatAAGGTTAAGTTTGAACGTTTTATTACTTTTTAGATATATAcaaaacagttccattcatttaCATCTAAAGCTATTCACCGAAGTGAAAAATGATCCATCATGAATTGAGCGGGACTTAAAATCAGCCCAGctcagggcaatggtgacaccagaatagaaatattaataatccTGCTGagctaggggcctgggtagctcagtggtaaaatacgctggctaccacccatggagttagctagttcgaatcccagggcgtgctgagtgactccagccaggtctcgtaagcaaccaaaatgggcccggttgttagggagggtagagtcacatggggtaacctcctcatggtcgctataatgtggtttgttctcggtggggcgcatggtgaattgagcgtggttgccgcggtggatggtgtgaagcctccacacgcgctatgtcttcgtggcaacgcgctcaacaagccacgtgataagatgcgtgggttgactgtctcagacgcggaggcaactgggattcgtcctccgccaccaggactgaggcgaatcactatgcgaccacgaggacttagagcacattgggaattgggcattccaaattgggagaaaaatccccccccccaaaaaaataatccTGCTGagctgaaaatacagaattattttTGATACACGTTTGCACACAATCGATTCATTGTTGCAGCACTAGTTCTACCAAACTGAAACAATCTCCATGCAATGTTTTCCCTGTATCACCATTTAAGCAATACATGTTGACCAATTAAATATGCTCAACTGTGTTTCTGACAATCAATTATCTTCACACAGATATGAGCTACCCAACTTTTGTTTTGACATTCAGTACATCAGTGTTTTCgtaagctgggtttccatccacattttatacgcattttgggatatcacataacAGCTGGATGGAAAAACCAAGATGTAAAAAGTCTCCAAAAcgcaaataattattataattttctttaacgTATATGCTGGCTGAAtatggagtgtctatttgcaccccggtgtaaatagcatctgccacagagggcagctatttgcaccccaatagacCACAGAAATATAGGGCAAACTAACTAAcagatgtcgctgcagtggcgtggggtgtaaagataGTGTGTCTGTTTCCCCAtcagatttcctgtttccactcttaatatttccattAATACTagctaaaataaaagaaaaaggaatatgattgatttcatcgcagtgatttggtgaaagtcggggagtgcagagaaaggtttgatccggaggcagggtctgtcgatcgcactcgttcccacatgaaacaatggttactgtagtaaaaccaaggttattttttctaagggaaggttaaggttaggggttaatgtagtgtgtctgtgggactccaagtaaacacaaacacactgcagtgatgcccatatactgcatgttgtatataaatatatagcatCTGACACTaagtgcaccagggtgcaattagtatctaccataatttgcaccagggttggggtgaaaatatctgccactatttgcactgggggtgtatatagcatataccattatttgcaccaggtgcaaatagcatctgcctttttattcaataagaagaaaTGCTTGTAAActgtgatggaaacacatttccagaataaactcctattgaatttataaATACAACatgcgcataaaaaaaaaaaaaaaaagtcatgtgactaaaTAACTCGTTCATATCTGAACTAACCAGCGCACCAATCATcatatctgaaatgttgctcGTCATCCTGATATAACAGTGTCTAGAAAAaacaaagcctgcatagagtttacAGAGCAAATAAATAGAATACAAATCTGAACTGTGCCAAAGAGCAGGTTtgacacttttaaaaaatatattatagatctgcACTTTATAGACGCAATAAAGACACACACAGTGCTCCTAGAACTGTGTGACACCATCACTCACAGACATGAGATGACATCttgagtgttttgtctgtgtgctctgaACCGTGAGTATTATTAATAAGAGTCaaagtggctacaatttctctaGAACTGatgattttgtatttttgaacatgggatggcttttttttttctctcgatattatggtttttcacaaaataaattagTAACTTGAATAGAAGCATAGCTAGAGTCTTACCAAGGCCATATTTGTCAGAGTAGTCAACCCATTTGCTAATCCAGAAGATAGGAATACAAGCAGGGTCCTCCGCTTCCTCTGCATGGGGTGGGGGGGAAGAAACCATTACCATTTTGCTGTTGGTACTTTTGTGTGACTATGCATTCATGGAGTACTTGATTTCTGCTTTGCATTTAAATGCTGCTGTTCTATAAATTTTATCCATGATCATCAACTTCAATACAACATGGGTCGGACATCTTCCCAAAtaaaaccatttttgtgttgttaCCTTGTCTAATAAAGTCTTTCTCAGATGGCCTGGCAGCATTGAGGCTAGTCAGTTGCTGCAGAATATCACTCAGGTGGCAGTCAGGCTGTTCAGATCCATCcctgtatacagtataaaattaAGTCTAACCAGACACCTCCAATGATTCAGAAAAGTTAAAGggagagcaagttattacattttgattcaaGATAACGAAGAAACACTTTTTTTGGAATATTGCACACCTAATTGATCACAGTAACACCAGGAATATtaagttaaaggattagttcacccaaaaatgaaaattctcataatttactcaacctcatgccatcccagatgtatgattttttcttcttcagaacacaaatgaagatttttagaatagctctgtaggtctataaaatgcaagtgaatgggtgccaaacttttgaagcaccaaaaagcacatatagccatcataagtaatccatatgactccagtggattaaataatgttttctgaagcgaaactctaggtgtgtgtaagaaatggatcaatatttaaaactaatttaactaaaaattcacaaGGGTCGAGGTCAAGCGTGTTGGCAAGTTTATGCGAGAACTGACACGTGAAATGTAAACGTAACAATGGaagcagtgttgtttacaacagaggagaaTAGAGattcatacatagatgcctcattcagcTGGTTTGTATAAGTCAATTGTGGCACCATCTTGGAATGgtgaacaaggagagctgttgatttggtttgaatgcaagtgagggagtggaggagatgcctcatattgagctccttgctcagaccgctgcataaaaTCCTTGTGTTGAAAAAGTACAGTGGCCCATAGAAACACCTGCTAAGAGATCTACGTATGAATAGCTACGCAGAGGAGGCTTATGCACTTACGTTAcgtgagaggcagtttgaactccaccctcatcAACAAACAAATCTCAAGCTGGTCAGGAGCTAAATTTTTTTAGTAATCAAAACCCTTTTAAATatctatttcttacacctagcgtttcgcttcagaagacattaattacaccactggaatcgtatggattattttattgtggctatatataattttttgagcttcaacaagttggcacccattcacttgcattttatggacctacacagctgaaatattcttcaaaaaaatcatctgtgttctgcttaagacagacagtcatacaccttggatggcatgagggatgagagaattttcatttttgagtgaactattcctttaagtaataagGGTCCATTTTAATTTCCTGTCAAGTTTACAAAAGGCACTCACCTTTGCTGCATATCTTCACTTTGTGGCTGCTCCATTTTCCCCATTTTCTCAATAGGACTGTCTGTtcctataacacacacacacacagattagtTCTTCAAAAAGCATTCCAAAATTATACCAAGCAACATCTCAAGTCAGAATTTTTCCACACATTTACCTTTATTCAGTGATGAGAGGGGTTTGCGAAGAAGGGCAGGATCCAGGCTGGTGGGGGCAATGGAGAACCTGGGAGGTACAGTGAGACAGGAAGTGGGCAATCGTATTGGAGCGTATCCAGAAGTGAAAAACTCATCCGTCAACAGCTCGGCCACAGAAGGTCTAAGTGTGGGGTCAGCGTGCAGCATTCGCCGAATCAGAGCAGCAGCAACTGGATTAATATGCTACAAAAAAAGTGATGTTTAACACCAAAGTCATTTAAATTTAGCATTAGCTGcatttcacaaaaacacacattcacCTAGTACACTAGTAGCAGAGGTACTTACCCTAGGGATTGCGTAGTCATTCTTCTTGATTTTGATGTAAGTCTCCTTCAGACAGGATGTCTCAAATGGAGGTTTTCCAACCAGTAATGTATATCTGAATGACAATGTCACTGTCAGCAATCATATATTGAATCAACTGAAAAATCTAATTTAGGGAGGAAAACCTATGGAGCCAATGCCCCCCCCTTAGACCAGGCcaa is a window of Myxocyprinus asiaticus isolate MX2 ecotype Aquarium Trade chromosome 8, UBuf_Myxa_2, whole genome shotgun sequence DNA encoding:
- the LOC127445458 gene encoding serine/threonine-protein kinase PLK1-like, with the translated sequence MSAGIAKAAKPSTHVDPKSAPLKEIPDILVDPRTMKRYMRGRFLGKGGFAKCYEITDMDTKEVFAGKVVPKSMLLKPHQKEKMSTEIAIHKSLDNPHVVGFHGFFEDDDFVYVVLEICRRRSLLELHKRRKAVTEPEARYFMRQTVQGCQYLHNNRVIHRDLKLGNLFLNDDMDVKIGDFGLATKIEFDGERKKTLCGTPNYIAPEVLCKKGHSFEVDVWSLGCILYTLLVGKPPFETSCLKETYIKIKKNDYAIPRHINPVAAALIRRMLHADPTLRPSVAELLTDEFFTSGYAPIRLPTSCLTVPPRFSIAPTSLDPALLRKPLSSLNKGTDSPIEKMGKMEQPQSEDMQQRDGSEQPDCHLSDILQQLTSLNAARPSEKDFIRQEEAEDPACIPIFWISKWVDYSDKYGLGYQLCDNSVGVLFNDSTRLIMYTDGDSLQYIDRNSAESYLSVRSYPSALSKKITLLKYFRNYMSEHLLKAGANITPRDGDELTRLPYLRHWFRTKSAIVLHLSNGTVQINFFQDHTKLILCPLMGAITYINEKREFCTYKITLIEEFGCCKELASRLRYARNMVEKLMACKSTATATTSTR